AAGTTCAGGCTTGCAGGATGTTGAAATAATTCACAGAGTTAGGCACCAGGGTGTTTGGTCATTGTGTTGTTTAGTTATTTCAGCTGTTATAATATTTGTGTTAGGCATGGGGCTTTCAGGTGTTTCCGGAGATCCAAGGCAAGCAATAGAATCAATCCCTCCGGAAGCATATGAAGCGTTGGCTGAACAGAGACCTTCGGCAATATTGCTTCTTGAACAAGTTAAAACAGGAGTACCTGTTTATATGATAATACCGCTGGTTATTGTTGTAGGTATGGCATTTGCAGGAATACAAACAATGATATGTCTTGGAGCAGGTATGATTTCTGCGTTAATATTTGGTATGATTGCAGGTACAACAACTGTAAGCCAATGGTTAAATGATTTGCTTCTAGTGGGATTTGGAGATGCAGGTGGATGGTCAATAGTAATGATGATGTGGGTATCTGCTTTTGGAGGTATTATGAACGGTATGAATGCTTTTGAACCTCTAGCAAAATTAATTGTTAAAATGTCCTCCAGTGTAAAACAATTAATGGGTTGGTGTGGTGTTCTATGTATAACAGGAAATGTTGCGTTGTCGGATGAAACCGCAGAGATAGCAACAATATCGCCTATAATTAGAAACATAGTAGAAGAAAATGTGGAAGGTACTCCGGATTCTATGTATAAGTTGAGATTAAGACTTGCTACATTTGCAGATGCCATGGGAGTTTATGGCTCTCAATTAATTCCTTGGCATTGCTTTCCGGTATTCTTTACAGCAATAGCCAATGCTGTTTATCCTATAGCTAATTTTACTACTATAGATGTTATGAGGATGAATGTTATGGCATTTGTTGCTGTAGGCTCTATGTTAATATTAACATTTACAGGACTAGACAGGTTTATACCACTGTTTAAAATACCTTCGGAACCTGAGGTGAAACTCAGAAAAAAAGGCAAAGAGTTGAGGGTTTCTGAAGAGGTATAAATTCTAAAAAAAGCGTGAACCATTTTTACGGCGAAATATTATCTATTAGATATATGTCTTAGTTTTATAACAGATATGTAAAAAGTCATAAGCAGCATCCAATTATTAAAATACTACTGGATGCTGCTAAAATTATTGCTTAATAAAGAAGGATCTGTTGTCAATGGCTCTCATAGTAGCAAGTATTCCATCTAGGTGATCATATTCATGTTGCAGGAGTTCAGATAAATCTCCTTCTAAAACAATTTTACGCTCATTCCATTCCATATCACGATATTTGATAAGACATTTTTGATGTCGTTTAACCTTTACCAGCAGATTTGGAAATGACATGCAATCATCCATGACTTCCATCTGTTCTTCACCTATTGGTTCAAGAACCGGGTTGATGAAAACTGTCGGTTCTTCGATGTACATGTACAGTATTCTTTTTTGAACCCCTATTTGAGGTGCCGCAATCGCTCTACCGGCATTATATTGATTTCGAAACGCAATCAATGTATCATGTAAATCCTGAATGATGAGTGAAAGATTAGGCAACTCTGATTTTTCAACAGGTGTGCTGACCTCATATAATTTAGGATTTCCTAACAGTAAGATTTCTTTCTTCATAATCTTCCTCCTAGATATGTATTTATATTTCTTCCATTAGATGGCTTTTATAGCCGTCTCCAAATACTTCGTTTGCACTCGATACTATGAAGAATGCGTTTATATCCTCTTCTTTTATAATTTCTCTTACTTTTGTATAATTATACTTTCTGCATACACACATAATAACTTTTTTATAATTTTGCATGTATGCCCCCTCAGCTTTTAGGTAAGTGATTCCTATATCTATTTCATCAAGAATTCTTTTAGCTATTTTTTCTTGGTTATCACTGATTATATATAATAGTTTCGCACTGTCTCCTCCGTATAGGACAGAGTCCAAAACAAAATTACTGACAACAATAGTAATGGCAGCATATAAGGCAATTTCAATATTTTTAAATATAACAGCTGCTGCAGAAACTATAATTGCATCTGTAACAATAAAAATAGTACCGCTTTTTATATGCTTGTATTTTTGCCTTAAAGCTCTGATAATTATATCAGTACCTCCCGTGGTTGCTCCTTGCCTGAATACTATGGCCATTCCCATAGCCATAAGAGATCCGCCTGCAACACCGGACAGCAACAAATCATCTGTTAAAACGCCATATCTAACTATTATATATGCATTAAGCATATTAATAAAAAATGATGAAATAAATGTAACATATATAGTTGATAATATAAATTTAGTTCCGAATTTCCACCATCCAAATATTAGAATTGGAAGATTTATCAGAAGAACCAAAGTACCTGTTTTTAAGCTTGTTAAGCTGCTTATTATTATTGCAATTCCGGTAGTTCCCCCTGGAGCGAGATTGTTTGGGTCTAAAAATACTGAAATCCCCATAGAATATATAAGCGCTCCAAAAGTAATTAATACAATTTTAATTAACACTGCTTTTAGATTAATATTTTTTTCCATATAGAACCTCTTTTATTAATATATATAATAAATAATATACTAAATTTGAAAGTAAGGCAATGCATTAGTACAAAAATTTGATAGTAAATTTGATAAATTGTTATAAATGTTAATAAAGCAACCCTATTACAGTAGATAATTAAACGTTGGAAGGAAGCGTATTACTTTTATGTTGGATAGCATTTATATTAAGTGAAAACTGGATTGAAATTTGTTTTTGCGGTATAATATGATTATGTAAGCATGAGGGGCAAAAAATTGTAACCATATGGATAGTTTACTTGTTATAAGAGAGATTAGAGACTAGTTTTAATCATGAAATAGATTAGAATTCCACTTTGAAAATGCTGTGTTTTTTGTGTAAGAATTGTGATTTTAATAAATAGGAGGGAAATAAAGTGAATAATTTTATTGAAATAAAACCTGAAGAATTAAACAACAGTCCATTTAAGATGATAGGATCTGACTGGATGCTTGTAACGGCTGAAAAAGATAGCAAGATAAACACTATGACAGCATCATGGGGAGGCCTTGGGGTAATGTGGAACAAGGACGTATCATTTATAGTAATACGTCCTAC
Above is a window of Sedimentibacter sp. MB35-C1 DNA encoding:
- a CDS encoding Na+/H+ antiporter NhaC family protein, yielding MNKNEKKSESALIAAIKFLPLLILALLVIIFEMDLLIAAPIATVFAVLVAMFSNKFTFKEVFDRGLKSASNITIVFFILMFAYGVAECFMATGVGASVINIALSLGISGKTVAVIGFLVTCVLSIATGTSWGTFAACAPIFLWLNYIVGGSEILTLCSVAGGSCFGDNIGLISDTTVLSSGLQDVEIIHRVRHQGVWSLCCLVISAVIIFVLGMGLSGVSGDPRQAIESIPPEAYEALAEQRPSAILLLEQVKTGVPVYMIIPLVIVVGMAFAGIQTMICLGAGMISALIFGMIAGTTTVSQWLNDLLLVGFGDAGGWSIVMMMWVSAFGGIMNGMNAFEPLAKLIVKMSSSVKQLMGWCGVLCITGNVALSDETAEIATISPIIRNIVEENVEGTPDSMYKLRLRLATFADAMGVYGSQLIPWHCFPVFFTAIANAVYPIANFTTIDVMRMNVMAFVAVGSMLILTFTGLDRFIPLFKIPSEPEVKLRKKGKELRVSEEV
- a CDS encoding peptide deformylase; translation: MKKEILLLGNPKLYEVSTPVEKSELPNLSLIIQDLHDTLIAFRNQYNAGRAIAAPQIGVQKRILYMYIEEPTVFINPVLEPIGEEQMEVMDDCMSFPNLLVKVKRHQKCLIKYRDMEWNERKIVLEGDLSELLQHEYDHLDGILATMRAIDNRSFFIKQ
- a CDS encoding YitT family protein, with the translated sequence MEKNINLKAVLIKIVLITFGALIYSMGISVFLDPNNLAPGGTTGIAIIISSLTSLKTGTLVLLINLPILIFGWWKFGTKFILSTIYVTFISSFFINMLNAYIIVRYGVLTDDLLLSGVAGGSLMAMGMAIVFRQGATTGGTDIIIRALRQKYKHIKSGTIFIVTDAIIVSAAAVIFKNIEIALYAAITIVVSNFVLDSVLYGGDSAKLLYIISDNQEKIAKRILDEIDIGITYLKAEGAYMQNYKKVIMCVCRKYNYTKVREIIKEEDINAFFIVSSANEVFGDGYKSHLMEEI